A region from the Thalassophryne amazonica chromosome 2, fThaAma1.1, whole genome shotgun sequence genome encodes:
- the rnf128a gene encoding E3 ubiquitin-protein ligase RNF128a — protein sequence MGKKTQQYLLLSLFLSGLFQCSAAFIFWTSVVEISYSNLDYNKTVDEYCDCGVYGRNSPLESASGIATLPAGDPRGCSLDSFYNRNSSSPPWIALVKRGNCTFSEKFFVAKQHGAAGVVVYNLDGSGNSTSSMSHPEVPDIVAIMIGNIQGMKIVNLIKRGLDVQMLIEVGTAHGPWIDTYWLYFLSIAFFIVTVASITYFVFISAHRLHGLRMQRRANRRLKSEAKKAISQLQMRTLKQSDMEIDSDSHMCAVCIESYKAGDVMTVLTCSHFFHKTCIEPWLLERRTCPMCKCDILKSLGVEEESKENTTFSSPPDVTVITVAASDAIYEVPLTDTSNLDPEHHYDNRAFEGEAEAVRL from the coding sequence ATGGGTAAGAAGACACAACAGTACTTGCTGCTGTCGCTGTTTTTGTCAGGGCTGTTTCAATGTTCAGCAGCGTTCATATTCTGGACGTCTGTGGTGGAAATAAGCTATTCAAACCTAGACTACAACAAGACTGTGGACGAGTACTGTGACTGTGGTGTGTACGGTCGTAACTCTCCTTTGGAAAGTGCCTCCGGCATCGCTACACTTCCTGCCGGGGACCCCCGAGGCTGTAGCCTGGATTCTTTCTACAACCGCAACTCCAGCTCACCACCCTGGATAGCTCTGGTTAAAAGGGGCAACTGCACGTTCAGTGAGAAGTTCTTTGTCGCCAAACAACATGGAGCAGCTGGTGTTGTGGTGTATAATTTAGATGGAAGTGGAAACAGCACCTCTTCTATGTCACATCCAGAGGTCCCTGACATTGTGGCTATCATGATTGGCAACATCCAGGGCATGAAAATTGTCAACCTGATCAAGCGTGGTTTGGATGTGCAGATGCTGATTGAAGTAGGCACTGCTCACGGGCCGTGGATAGATACATACTGGCTGTATTTTCTCTCCATCGCTTTCTTCATTGTGACAGTGGCATCGATTACCTACTTTGTGTTCATCTCCGCGCATCGTCTCCACGGCTTGCGCATGCAGAGGCGCGCCAACAGACGGCTTAAATCGGAGGCTAAGAAGGCGATCAGTCAGCTACAAATGCGCACACTGAAGCAAAGCGACATGGAAATCGACTCTGACTCTCACATGTGTGCTGTGTGCATCGAATCCTACAAGGCAGGCGATGTTATGACCGTGCTAACGTGCAGCCACTTCTTCCATAAGACCTGCATCGAGCCCTGGCTGCTGGAGAGGAGGACCTGCCCCATGTGCAAGTGTGACATCCTGAAGTCTTTGGGGGTAGAAGAGGAGAGCAAAGAGAACACTACTTTCTCATCACCACCAGATGTCACTGTGATCACGGTTGCAGCCAGCGATGCCATTTATGAAGTCCCCTTGACTGACACATCAAACCTTGACCCAGAGCATCACTATGACAACAGGGCCTTCGAGGGAGAAGCCGAGGCTGTTCGATTATGA